In Pedobacter sp. SL55, the following proteins share a genomic window:
- a CDS encoding FecR family protein, whose product MEQNSAYIELLVYKFNTGTISTQELDVLKDWYNSHDDELVHIITKQNDTLNTVKSRMLDGLLAKINETETKPSKNFRIWRWAAATAAIFVLMLGSWLALNQEKPQVQHLANHTNIEPGGNKATLTLANGKTIALSSAQTGILTGKDIRYNNGQPIGNTANGNANEGMLSLQTPRGGTYKITLPDGTEVWLNAASKITYPSQFEGDTRVVRLEGEAYFNVQTTYDKSHQKIPFRVITNQQEIEVLGTQFNVNAYLEEASVKTTLVEGKVAINNKQGRTLLLPNQQAETTGANTKVKPVNVYNYVAWREGKFSFDGKTFKETMDEIARWYDLKIVYENGVPDEELIGDAYRNQNIHFVLQLLEKVAQVNYKLDVSRRQLTIGEKKPKL is encoded by the coding sequence ATGGAGCAAAACTCAGCATATATAGAGCTATTAGTTTATAAATTTAATACAGGAACAATCTCCACGCAAGAATTAGACGTTCTTAAAGATTGGTATAATAGCCATGATGATGAGTTGGTTCATATCATCACTAAACAAAACGACACCCTCAATACGGTAAAATCTCGCATGCTTGATGGTTTACTAGCAAAAATCAACGAAACCGAAACTAAGCCATCTAAAAATTTCCGTATTTGGCGATGGGCTGCAGCAACAGCAGCGATTTTTGTTTTGATGCTGGGCAGCTGGTTGGCGCTCAATCAGGAAAAACCACAAGTACAACACTTAGCTAACCACACCAACATTGAACCAGGTGGTAACAAAGCTACGCTCACACTCGCCAACGGCAAAACCATTGCTTTAAGTAGTGCCCAAACCGGCATCTTAACCGGAAAAGATATTCGCTACAACAATGGCCAGCCCATTGGCAACACCGCAAATGGCAATGCAAACGAGGGCATGCTCTCGCTACAAACACCACGCGGCGGAACCTACAAAATTACCTTACCAGATGGTACTGAAGTATGGCTAAATGCAGCCTCCAAAATCACTTATCCTTCGCAATTTGAAGGAGATACCCGTGTGGTTAGATTAGAAGGCGAAGCTTATTTTAACGTACAAACCACTTACGATAAATCACATCAGAAAATTCCGTTTCGCGTAATTACCAACCAACAAGAGATAGAAGTTTTGGGCACTCAATTTAATGTGAATGCCTATTTAGAAGAAGCATCGGTAAAAACCACACTTGTAGAAGGCAAAGTTGCCATTAACAACAAACAAGGCCGCACGCTACTATTACCTAACCAGCAAGCCGAAACTACAGGCGCAAATACCAAAGTAAAGCCTGTTAACGTATATAATTATGTGGCTTGGCGTGAAGGCAAATTCAGTTTTGACGGCAAAACATTTAAAGAAACCATGGATGAAATTGCCCGATGGTACGATCTCAAAATCGTTTACGAAAATGGTGTACCCGATGAAGAATTGATTGGTGATGCCTACCGTAACCAAAATATCCACTTTGTTTTACAACTGTTAGAAAAAGTGGCTCAAGTTAACTACAAATTAGACGTCTCTCGCCGCCAACTAACCATTGGAGAAAAGAAACCCAAATTGTAA
- a CDS encoding RagB/SusD family nutrient uptake outer membrane protein, with protein MKILYKLKCCLILSLFTLSCNKWVDVKPTDRLGEDQLFVNKEGYLKALNGVYVEMANEMLYGRTMTAGAIDVLANYYYLPSSVHTFYNYTVFSYQEAGPKAAFNNSWVKAYELIANCNVILEKCGNAPSQILPEPYYGIIKGEALALRAMLHFDMLRLYGPIYNEANKAKPAIPYVNKTGFEVQPISSSEQVMSQITSDLNAALELMANTDPIRTEGVRNIANPSGPNDLYYRQYRLNFYAAKALLSRAYLWQNKKADALTQAEALLTEVQTPTKTVFPYVTFAAVSNVDKPDRMFSTEVMFSLYNINRVRVYNQLFDVNLVPNSKLSFTAGDVNEDRVNSIYDDANDYRRRVWQNASSGTVTATTNVKFADVLDGPGRYMMPLIRISEVLLIAAECHPDLTTATAYFNKLRTARNCVSLNPANEALLKTEIGKEYRREMLGEGQTFFFYKRNAYATIPNHTTLRITPEKINVRI; from the coding sequence ATGAAGATATTATATAAATTAAAATGCTGCTTGATTTTAAGCCTTTTTACGTTATCGTGCAATAAATGGGTAGATGTAAAACCCACCGATAGATTGGGCGAAGATCAACTTTTTGTAAACAAAGAGGGCTACCTTAAAGCACTAAATGGCGTATATGTAGAAATGGCAAATGAGATGCTTTACGGCAGAACCATGACCGCTGGCGCCATAGACGTGCTGGCTAATTATTATTATTTGCCAAGCTCTGTACACACTTTTTACAATTACACCGTATTTAGTTACCAGGAGGCGGGTCCTAAAGCCGCATTTAACAACTCGTGGGTAAAAGCTTATGAGCTTATTGCCAATTGCAACGTAATCTTAGAAAAATGTGGCAATGCACCAAGCCAAATACTTCCAGAGCCTTATTATGGCATTATTAAAGGCGAAGCATTGGCATTACGTGCCATGTTGCATTTTGATATGTTACGCCTTTACGGGCCAATTTATAACGAGGCAAACAAGGCTAAACCTGCCATACCTTACGTAAACAAAACGGGATTTGAAGTGCAGCCAATCTCAAGTTCAGAGCAAGTAATGTCGCAAATTACCAGTGATCTTAATGCAGCACTAGAATTAATGGCCAACACCGATCCTATCCGTACAGAAGGAGTTAGAAACATAGCTAATCCTAGTGGTCCCAACGATTTGTATTACCGTCAATATCGCTTAAATTTTTATGCTGCAAAAGCATTGCTATCACGTGCTTATCTATGGCAAAACAAAAAAGCCGATGCACTAACACAGGCAGAGGCTCTTTTGACAGAAGTACAAACTCCCACTAAAACGGTATTTCCTTATGTTACATTTGCCGCTGTATCTAATGTAGACAAGCCTGATCGTATGTTTTCTACAGAAGTGATGTTCAGTTTATATAACATTAATAGGGTTAGGGTTTACAACCAATTGTTTGATGTAAACCTTGTGCCAAACAGCAAACTATCGTTTACCGCAGGCGATGTAAATGAAGATCGGGTAAATTCAATTTACGACGATGCTAACGATTATCGCCGTAGGGTTTGGCAAAATGCTTCTTCAGGAACGGTTACGGCAACCACCAATGTGAAGTTTGCCGATGTGCTAGACGGCCCAGGCAGATACATGATGCCCTTAATCCGTATTTCGGAAGTGTTATTGATTGCCGCAGAATGCCATCCAGACTTAACTACAGCCACGGCCTATTTTAACAAATTGAGAACCGCTAGAAATTGTGTGAGTTTGAACCCTGCAAACGAAGCATTGCTAAAAACAGAAATTGGCAAAGAATATAGAAGAGAAATGCTTGGAGAAGGACAAACTTTCTTTTTCTATAAGAGAAATGCGTACGCCACTATTCCAAACCATACCACCTTGCGTATTACCCCAGAAAAAATCAATGTCCGTATCTAA
- a CDS encoding SusC/RagA family TonB-linked outer membrane protein: MNKNYLSQLMKIIMCIILTGFMTVSAASYSQQITLKGKNIPFSTVLDAIRKQSRYTVFGTKKLIESANPVSIDAKNMPLVQFLEQITKGQRMDFAIEDKTISLSPLPSEKPTETLLVRVQKTVSGTVLDAETRAPLVGVNIQLKGSSVKTQTDAKGQYKLVLPASESKQVLVFSYVGMNRLEITYKNQETLDVELTPENNPMGEIVVTGIYQRNREVHTGSSAVYKAKDLMIVGNQNLLQSLKTLDPSFAIVENNTFGSDPNRLPDIEIRGKSSVIGLTDQFATNPNQPLFILDGFESTLAIIADLSMDRVESITLLKDASATAIYGSKAANGVVVIETKRPTPGQLRINYTLNGSVGFADLSDYNLMNAEEKLQFELLSGFYGLLDENGNILLGANPASEANYYDRLKEVKRGVNTYWANEPLRTALTQRHTLFAEGGDQNLRYSVSLNYGLTNGVMQGSDRETTNGNIRLLYRKGNFSVNNSLSIDYVKSNVESMPFSAFSRANPYYRKYDDFGNVRKVLEDFRAYGNAMLLPQYSPLYDQSNLNINESKSQGFTNNFEMEWRLSSSLRARGRFGLRSIAKNQVIFRSPFNSEFESTNALLKGNYNETNDKDINYDGDLALTFGKLFDEKHMVNAVAGMRMEQNNTRLSSFAVRGFTDDEFSNPNFALGYVNETRPPYAEAKRRGASFFTNAGYAYDQRYIVDATLRSDGSSVFGSERQFSVIWSLGLGWNIHNEAFIKNAGLSWIEQLRLRGSIGNPGNQNFSSYISTRIYRYNNENRNPFGASTIINNMGNKNLEWQTTLDRNIGLDMTAFSSRFRFTIDYFVKDTDPLLAIVTLPASTGVYQIAQNVGGQTTKGFTITTDYSIIKKNQFNWRINLNMRQLKARYHDMGNALNSFNEGNKSRNLLRYYDGGSPSDLWAVRSVGIDPATGREVFLNKNGEQTFVHSYQDEVVVGNSDPDLEGIVGTNLYYKGFTVSLNLRYRIGGQAFMQTLFDKVENITTTGVALNQDKRALYDRWKQPGDNAKFKAISRTEVTPISSRFVANNDMIIGEAFSIGYENSTAKWLKAVRASSFTFRAYTNDIFHISSIKNERGIDYPFARSVSFSAAVRF, translated from the coding sequence ATGAATAAAAACTATTTATCACAATTGATGAAGATCATCATGTGCATAATACTCACTGGATTTATGACGGTGAGTGCTGCAAGCTATTCTCAACAAATCACACTTAAAGGTAAGAACATACCTTTTTCTACCGTGCTAGATGCCATTAGAAAACAAAGTAGATACACCGTTTTCGGCACAAAAAAGTTAATCGAGTCTGCAAATCCTGTAAGCATTGATGCCAAAAACATGCCCCTTGTTCAATTTTTAGAACAAATTACCAAAGGCCAGCGCATGGATTTTGCTATTGAAGACAAAACCATCTCCCTATCTCCATTACCCTCAGAAAAACCGACAGAGACGTTACTGGTTAGGGTACAAAAAACGGTAAGCGGCACAGTACTCGACGCTGAAACCCGAGCGCCTTTGGTTGGTGTAAATATTCAACTAAAAGGAAGTTCTGTAAAAACACAAACAGATGCCAAAGGACAATACAAGTTGGTATTGCCTGCCTCCGAGAGTAAACAAGTTTTGGTGTTTAGTTATGTGGGGATGAACCGATTGGAAATTACTTACAAAAACCAAGAAACATTAGATGTAGAACTTACACCAGAAAATAACCCGATGGGCGAAATTGTAGTTACCGGTATTTACCAACGTAACCGCGAAGTGCATACGGGTTCTTCGGCAGTTTACAAGGCTAAAGATCTGATGATTGTAGGTAACCAAAATTTACTGCAAAGCTTAAAAACTCTCGATCCGTCTTTTGCAATTGTAGAAAATAACACTTTTGGTTCTGACCCCAACAGACTGCCCGACATCGAAATTCGTGGCAAAAGTAGCGTAATTGGATTAACCGATCAGTTTGCCACCAACCCAAACCAACCACTATTTATTTTAGATGGTTTTGAAAGTACCTTGGCCATTATTGCCGATTTAAGTATGGACCGAGTTGAGAGCATTACTTTGTTAAAGGATGCTTCGGCTACGGCAATTTATGGTTCTAAAGCTGCAAATGGTGTAGTAGTTATAGAAACCAAACGCCCAACCCCAGGCCAATTGCGCATTAATTACACTTTAAATGGTAGCGTGGGCTTTGCCGATTTAAGTGATTACAACCTGATGAACGCCGAAGAAAAGTTACAGTTTGAACTACTTTCGGGATTTTACGGATTGCTCGATGAAAACGGAAATATTCTTTTAGGTGCCAATCCGGCTAGCGAAGCCAACTATTATGATCGCTTAAAAGAAGTAAAACGTGGCGTAAACACCTACTGGGCTAACGAGCCTTTGCGAACCGCACTTACGCAACGTCATACTTTATTTGCCGAAGGAGGCGACCAGAACCTACGCTACAGCGTATCACTTAACTACGGCTTAACCAATGGTGTAATGCAAGGCTCAGACAGAGAAACCACCAACGGAAATATCCGCTTGTTGTACCGAAAAGGAAACTTCTCCGTTAACAACTCACTCAGTATCGACTATGTAAAATCCAACGTAGAATCTATGCCCTTTTCAGCCTTTTCTCGTGCCAATCCTTACTACAGAAAATACGACGATTTTGGAAACGTACGCAAGGTTTTAGAAGATTTTAGGGCTTACGGCAATGCAATGCTTTTGCCTCAATACAGTCCGCTTTACGACCAAAGCAACCTCAATATCAACGAATCTAAGTCTCAAGGTTTTACCAATAACTTTGAGATGGAATGGCGCTTATCGTCCTCGTTACGTGCCCGTGGCCGTTTTGGGCTACGTAGCATTGCTAAAAACCAAGTAATTTTCCGTTCGCCCTTTAATAGTGAATTTGAAAGCACCAATGCACTATTGAAAGGGAATTATAATGAAACTAACGATAAAGACATCAACTACGATGGAGATTTAGCCTTAACTTTTGGGAAACTTTTCGATGAAAAACACATGGTTAATGCAGTTGCGGGAATGCGAATGGAACAAAACAATACGCGTTTAAGTTCGTTCGCTGTGCGTGGCTTTACCGATGATGAATTTTCAAATCCTAATTTTGCTTTGGGTTATGTTAACGAAACACGCCCACCATACGCTGAAGCCAAACGCCGAGGAGCTAGTTTTTTTACCAATGCTGGTTACGCGTATGATCAACGCTATATCGTTGATGCTACGCTTCGCTCAGATGGCTCATCGGTATTTGGTTCAGAAAGACAGTTCTCTGTCATCTGGTCGTTGGGTTTAGGCTGGAATATCCATAACGAAGCCTTTATAAAAAACGCAGGCTTATCTTGGATAGAACAGTTGCGCCTACGCGGTTCAATTGGTAATCCTGGAAATCAAAACTTTAGCAGCTACATTTCAACCAGAATTTATCGTTACAACAACGAAAATAGAAACCCATTTGGCGCCAGTACCATCATTAACAATATGGGAAACAAAAACCTAGAATGGCAAACTACGCTAGACCGCAACATTGGATTGGATATGACTGCCTTTTCTAGCCGTTTTCGTTTTACGATAGATTATTTTGTTAAAGATACCGATCCATTGTTAGCAATTGTTACGCTGCCTGCCTCTACAGGTGTTTATCAAATTGCCCAAAACGTAGGCGGACAAACCACCAAAGGTTTTACCATTACAACTGATTATAGCATCATCAAAAAAAATCAGTTCAATTGGAGAATAAACCTAAATATGAGGCAGTTGAAAGCTAGATACCACGACATGGGTAATGCTTTAAACAGCTTTAACGAAGGCAATAAAAGCCGTAATCTGTTACGTTATTACGATGGTGGCAGTCCATCTGATCTTTGGGCGGTACGCTCGGTTGGCATAGATCCAGCAACAGGAAGAGAAGTTTTCTTGAATAAAAACGGAGAGCAAACCTTTGTACATAGCTACCAAGATGAAGTAGTAGTGGGCAATAGCGACCCGGATTTGGAAGGAATAGTTGGTACCAACTTATACTACAAAGGTTTTACGGTATCGTTAAATTTACGCTACAGAATTGGCGGACAAGCATTTATGCAAACCTTGTTTGATAAGGTAGAAAACATTACTACAACCGGTGTGGCGCTAAACCAAGACAAACGAGCCTTGTATGATCGCTGGAAGCAGCCTGGAGACAATGCTAAATTTAAAGCCATTTCCAGAACCGAAGTAACACCAATTTCATCTCGTTTTGTGGCAAACAATGATATGATTATTGGCGAGGCCTTTTCTATTGGCTATGAAAATTCTACAGCTAAATGGTTAAAAGCAGTAAGAGCTTCTTCTTTCACTTTTAGAGCTTATACTAACGATATTTTTCATATTTCAAGCATCAAAAACGAAAGAGGTATCGATTATCCATTTGCAAGATCAGTTTCGTTCTCGGCAGCCGTAAGATTCTAA